TCGGCCTGAGAGATCTGGCCGTGCAGCACCCGCAGCGTCAGTTTTGAACTGGCCGCGGTAAACCTGCGGAAATGCGCATGCGTGTTGGCCTTGAGACAGCGGGGCAGGGACGCGCCCGCCGAATCCAGCCGCTGCCGCGGGATCGCCAGCAGATCACCTGCCGCCGGCAGCGCACGCGCGGCGGCACGCAATTCGCTGCGACGGCTCTCCTGGGCGCGCTGCCAATAGGCGCGGGTGCGGCGACCGAGATCGGCGACCTCGACGAACAATTCGCTGCGCACGGGGACAGCCATCTCGGCCGCCGCCGTCGGTGTCGGCGCGCGCTTGTCGGCGACGAAATCGATCAGCGTGATGTCGGTCTCGTGGCCGACCGCCGAGATCAGCGGGATCATGCTCTCGGCCGCCGCGCGCACCACGATCTCCTCGTTGAACGACCAGAGGTCCTCCAGCGAGCCGCCGCCGCGCGCCACGATCAACACGTCGGGGCGCGGGATCCTGCCACCCTCGGGGAGCGCATTGAAGCCGCGGATCGCGGCCGCGACCTGCTCGGCCGAGCCTTCGCCCTGCACCTTGACCGGCCACACCAGCACGCGGCGGGGGAAACGGTCCTCGAGCCGATGGAGGATGTCGCGGATCACGGCGCCGGTCGGCGAGGTCACGACGCCGATCACCTCCGGCAGCCACGGCAGGAGCTGCTTGCGCGCCTCGTCGAACAGGCCTTCGGCGGCGAGCTTCTTCTTGCGCTCCTCCATCAGCGCCATCAGCGCGCCGATGCCGGCCGGCTCCAGCGCCTCGATCACGATCTGGTATTTCGAGGAGCCCGGATAGGTCGTGAGCTTGCCTGTCGCGATGACCTCGAGCCCCTCCTGGGGCTTGAAGCGCATGCGGCCGTGCACGCCCTTCCAGATCACCGCCTCGATCTTGGCGCTCTCGTCCTTGAGCGCGAAATAGCAGTGGCCGGAGGAGTGCGCGCCGCGAAAGCCGGAGATCTCGCCGCGGACCCGGACATGGCCGTAGGTGTCCTCCACCGTCCGCTTCAGGGACTGTGAGAGCTCGGAGACGGTGAATTCGGGCGCGTTGTGAAGTTGTTCCGCAGGCGGCATCGGCAATCGATTCGGCATTTTGGGGTCAGACCCGACGTTAAGGATTTTCGCCGCGCAGTGCCAATCCGGGGATTGATCGAAAGAGTACTCTGTATTATAGA
This is a stretch of genomic DNA from Bradyrhizobium sp. CB2312. It encodes these proteins:
- the xseA gene encoding exodeoxyribonuclease VII large subunit translates to MPPAEQLHNAPEFTVSELSQSLKRTVEDTYGHVRVRGEISGFRGAHSSGHCYFALKDESAKIEAVIWKGVHGRMRFKPQEGLEVIATGKLTTYPGSSKYQIVIEALEPAGIGALMALMEERKKKLAAEGLFDEARKQLLPWLPEVIGVVTSPTGAVIRDILHRLEDRFPRRVLVWPVKVQGEGSAEQVAAAIRGFNALPEGGRIPRPDVLIVARGGGSLEDLWSFNEEIVVRAAAESMIPLISAVGHETDITLIDFVADKRAPTPTAAAEMAVPVRSELFVEVADLGRRTRAYWQRAQESRRSELRAAARALPAAGDLLAIPRQRLDSAGASLPRCLKANTHAHFRRFTAASSKLTLRVLHGQISQADHRLTVCGERLGLSARSLLRQRRDRFAGLEVRLRASKLSNAQAQRNAIARQRERTHRLAERAQRALATLLHRLDTRVENSGKLLSALSYRSVLARGFALVRDEAGHPVHAADSIGPGARVEIEFADGRVGATADADRTVPTAKRAPAQPKPAAQDTKPAPKRVGKPVDQGSLF